A single region of the Brassica rapa cultivar Chiifu-401-42 chromosome A03, CAAS_Brap_v3.01, whole genome shotgun sequence genome encodes:
- the LOC117132394 gene encoding uncharacterized protein LOC117132394, giving the protein MNRKIHIRLHIGGYWAADGTYNGGETKCCRIDFEEPTFRMLESMIASGGFPENMNKFSYFPSGLVDQSRKDVCCDTDVVEMVNATSVLESINLFVVGADDPYLDDVLIGGDEEEEEPKSDDEWTDFYRDDYVESEDSDDDEGKVEFRVGQEFISQAKCREAIEKYAVKERVNIRFQRSERKKVAAGCVADGCSWRLYASINSRSPNMVVRSYKSTHSCYPTGNVALYTAPKIAADFLNEFRTNPNLKADQIMQRLALKGLRVPKTKCQSARQMMLHIISDEYAEQFTRMYDYVEELKKTNPGSTVILGTKERVFEKFYTCFESQKTGWKSACRRIIHLDGTFLKGRMKGQLLTAVGRDPNNQMFIIAWALVPVENKVYWEWFMELLREDLGLDLGNGLALSSDQQKGLIHAIKNVVPYAEHRMCARHIFANLKKRHGSVDPLHKLFWKCARAYNKHVFERNLEKMKTVKLDAYEEVKRSVKSNWSRAFFSDVTKSPAVENNISESYNAILKEARRKPIIALLEDIRRHIMSSNNVKINEMNNFKGLITPKALAIIEKRKRSLKWCHPYSNGRGIYEVDHGRNKYVVGVRDKICCTCRAYDVSGIPCCHIMSAMYAEYKDTRLPETVVSDWYTVEKWKLCYNSLLFPVNGMELWDKHSDVIVMPPPDRIMPGRPKNNDRIRDPSERTGCEPSQTQDEPTETPSEKIVVKCSNCGESGHNKRTCKQPPVNPPNPPKPSSEFPSFHANIVMTCSNCRQTGHNKRNCKLPHVPKPPNMRAGRPSKKQKTTTQLGESTEVGETTTEVGEPTIELGSS; this is encoded by the exons ATGAACAG aAAAATTCATATTCGTTTACACATTGGAGGATATTGGGCAGCAGATGGAACATACAATGGTGGTGAAACAAAATGTTGTAGGATTGATTTTGAAGAACCAACTTTCAGAATGCTTGAAAGTATGATCGCTAGTGGCGGTTTTCCAGAGAACATGAATAAATTCTCTTATTTCCCGTCTGGACTAGTGGATCAGAGTAGGAAAGATGTATGTTGTGATACAGATGTGGTGGAGATGGTGAACGCCACAAGTGTACTGGAAAGCATAAATCTTTTTGTTGTAGGAGCCGATGATCCTTATCTCGATGATGTTCTCATTGGAGGAgacgaagaggaggaagaaCCGAAGAGTGATGATGAATGGACGGACTTTTACAGAGATGATTATGTTGAGAGTGAAGACTCAGATGATGATGAGGGAAAAGTTGAGTTTCGAGTTGGCCAAGAATTTATTTCACAAGCCAAGTGTAGAGAGGCTATAGAGAAGTATGCAGTGAAAGAGAGGGTTAATATCCGTTTTCAGAGATCAGAGAGGAAGAAAGTAGCAGCAGGGTGTGTAGCGGATGGATGCTCATGGAGGCTATATGCATCGATCAATAGTAGGTCACCTAATATGGTTGTTAGATCGTACAAAAGTACTCATTCTTGCTACCCTACAGGAAACGTTGCTCTCTACACTGCTCCAAAGATAGCTGCTGATTTTCTAAATGAGTTTAGGACAAACCCGAACCTCAAAGCTGACCAAATAATGCAGCGGTTGGCTCTTAAAGGTCTTCGTGTTCCTAAGACAAAATGTCAGAGTGCAAGGCAAATGATGTTGCACATTATCAGTGATGAGTATGCTGAGCAGTTTACAAGGATGTATGACTATGTTGAAGAACTCAAGAAGACAAATCCTGGTTCAACGGTCATATTAGGTACAAAAGAGAGAGTTTTTGAGAAGTTTTATACTTGTTTCGAGTCTCAAAAAACTGGTTGGAAGAGTGCTTGTCGGCGTATCATTCACTTGGATGGAACATTTTTAAAAGGCCGAATGAAAGGGCAATTACTGACTGCAGTAGGAAGGGATCCGAATAACCAAATGTTCATCATTGCTTGGGCTCTTGTTCCTGTGGAAAACAAGGTGTATTGGGAGTGGTTCATGGAGCTACTGCGAGAAGACTTAGGTTTAGATCTTGGAAATGGTTTAGCATTATCTTCGGACCAGCAAAAAGGTTTGATACATGCCATCAAAAACGTGGTTCCTTATGCGGAGCATAGAATGTGTGCGAGGCATATCTTTGCCAACTTGAAGAAAAGGCACGGCTCAGTTGATCCTCTGCATAAGCTATTTTGGAAGTGTGCAAGAGCTTACAATAAGCATGTCTTTGAGAGAAATCTAGAGAAGATGAAGACAGTTAAACTTGATGCATATGAGGAAGTGAAAAGGAGCGTGAAGTCAAACTGGTCTAG GGCATTTTTCAGTGACGTTACAAAGTCTCCAGCTGTTGAAAACAATATTAGCGAGTCTTACAATGCTATCTTGAAAGAAGCTCGTCGAAAACCAATCATTGCATTGCTTGAAGACATTAGGAGGCATATTATGTCAAGCAACAATGTGAAGATCAACGAGATGAATAATTTTAAGGGATTGATCACACCAAAAGCATTAGCTATAATAGAGAAGCGCAAGAGGAGCCTGAAATGGTGTCATCCATATTCAAATGGCAGAGGCATTTATGAGGTTGATCATGGAAGAAACAAGTATGTTGTTGGAGTTAGAGACAAGATTTGCTGCACTTGTCGGGCCTATGACGTAAGTGGCATTCCTTGCTGCCACATCATGTCTGCAATGTATGCTGAATATAAAGACACAAGATTACCTGAGACTGTTGTTTCAGACTGGTATACTGTTGAGAAGTGGAAGCTCTGCTACAACTCCCTTCTTTTTCCTGTCAATGGGATGGAGTTATGGGATAAACATTCTGATGTTATTGTCATGCCTCCTCCAGACAGAATAATGCCAGGTAGACCTAAAAATAATGACAGAATCCGTGATCCAAGTGAAAGAACAGGTTGTGAACCAAGTCAAACTCAAGATGAGCCAACAGAAACACCTTCAGAAAAAATTGTTGTG AAATGTTCTAACTGCGGAGAATCTGGACACAACAAAAGAACGTGCAAGCAACCACCGGTCAATCCCCCCAATCCACCCAAACCATCTTCAGAATTTCCTTCCTTTCATGCCAACATTGTAATG ACATGTAGTAACTGTCGTCAAACTGGACACAACAAACGCAATTGTAAGCTACCTCATGTGCCCAAGCCACCAAATATGCGAGCAGGAAGACCATCTAAGAAACAGAAGACAACCACTCAACTTGGCGAGTCAACCGAAGTAGGAGAAACAACAACTGAAGTTGGAGAACCAACCATTGAACTTGGCTCGTCTTAG